The following are from one region of the Bactrocera oleae isolate idBacOlea1 chromosome 6, idBacOlea1, whole genome shotgun sequence genome:
- the Jhbp6 gene encoding protein takeout has product MLPEMKLQGDYSLFGRILLIPLNGHGEVFLEAENMTVIMNSKTRLYEKGGFTFYNVTDCRVDFKIDGLKSYFSNLFNGNKQLEDSTNKFFNDNWRMLADALYNVITQTIEDILLDVLKKIFHYIPANFFISDIPTSKQLYGGKVTASEPKRPK; this is encoded by the exons ATGCTGCCTGAAATGAAATTACAGGGCGACTACAGTCTCTTCGGGCGGATTTTATTAATACCCTTAAATGGACATGGCGAAGTGTTCTTAGAAGCGG aaAATATGACCGTCATTATGAACTCGAAGACTCGTCTTTACGAAAAAGGTGGCTTCACTTTCTATAACGTCACCGATTGCCGTGTAGACTTCAAAATAGACGGTTTGaaatcatatttttcaaatctcTTCAACGGAAACAAGCAGTTGG AGGACAGCACCAATAAGTTCTTCAACGACAACTGGCGCATGCTGGCCGATGCGCTTTACAACGTTATCACGCAAACGATCGAAGATATTTTATTGGATGTTTTGAAGAAAATCTTTCACTATATACCAGCCAACTTCTTCATTAGCGATATACCAACATCGAAGCAGCTATATGGCGGTAAGGTGACAGCGAGCGAGCCAAAGCGACCGAAGTAA